A window of Thermosynechococcus sp. NK55a contains these coding sequences:
- the murA gene encoding UDP-N-acetylglucosamine 1-carboxyvinyltransferase, with protein MLALTTTPLTTEQAHLKIQGGYRLAGEVRISGAKNSALVLMAGALLAADTTILRAVPDLADIRRLGEILQSLGVKVQRFGSEAIAIDATALNTNDPPYTLVSQLRASFFVIGPLVARLGVARVPLPGGCAIGARPVELHVRGLQAMGAEVTIDHGVVTASAAKLKGTRIYLDYPSVGATETLMMAATLAEGETTIENAAQEPEVVDLANFCITMGAKIYGAGTNSITIVGVDRLHGTEYEIIPDRIEAGTFLLAAAVTRSAITLAPVIPSHLTPVVAKLEEMGAKIEFPDATRACFTPAQCYRATDIETLPYPGFPTDMQALMMTLLAISEGNSLVSETVFENRFGHVAELNRMGADIRVKGNHAAIRGVPHLSGAPVTGTDLRATAALVVAGLAAHGETHVYGLQHLDRGYWQIEAKLRGLGAQLERYVPSTVPSPVL; from the coding sequence ATGCTAGCCTTGACCACAACGCCGCTGACCACAGAGCAGGCACATCTCAAGATTCAGGGGGGCTATCGGTTAGCGGGTGAGGTGAGGATTAGCGGAGCCAAGAATTCAGCATTAGTCTTGATGGCGGGGGCACTCCTAGCAGCGGATACAACGATTCTCCGTGCCGTGCCTGATCTAGCAGATATTCGCCGCCTGGGGGAAATTCTACAATCATTGGGGGTCAAGGTACAACGCTTTGGGAGTGAGGCGATCGCCATTGATGCCACAGCACTAAATACCAACGATCCCCCCTATACCCTAGTCAGCCAACTGCGGGCAAGTTTTTTTGTCATTGGTCCTTTGGTGGCGCGGTTGGGTGTTGCCCGCGTCCCCTTGCCAGGGGGGTGCGCCATTGGTGCCCGTCCGGTGGAACTGCATGTGCGTGGTCTGCAAGCAATGGGTGCCGAAGTTACGATCGATCATGGGGTTGTCACCGCCAGTGCGGCCAAACTTAAAGGAACACGGATTTACTTGGACTATCCCAGCGTCGGTGCCACCGAAACATTAATGATGGCCGCCACCCTTGCCGAGGGGGAAACCACGATTGAAAATGCTGCCCAAGAACCCGAAGTGGTGGATTTGGCCAACTTCTGTATCACGATGGGGGCCAAAATCTATGGCGCCGGCACCAATTCGATCACGATTGTTGGGGTGGATCGCCTCCACGGCACTGAATACGAAATCATCCCCGATCGCATTGAAGCGGGTACATTTCTGTTGGCAGCTGCTGTCACCCGCTCGGCCATTACTCTTGCACCTGTGATTCCCAGCCACCTGACGCCTGTGGTTGCCAAACTCGAAGAGATGGGAGCGAAGATTGAATTTCCCGATGCCACCCGTGCCTGCTTCACCCCTGCCCAGTGCTATCGTGCCACCGACATTGAAACGCTCCCCTACCCCGGCTTTCCCACGGATATGCAGGCGCTGATGATGACGTTGCTGGCGATCAGTGAGGGCAATAGTTTAGTCAGTGAAACCGTGTTTGAAAATCGCTTTGGCCATGTGGCTGAACTGAATCGCATGGGTGCCGATATTCGCGTCAAGGGGAATCACGCTGCCATTCGCGGGGTGCCCCATCTTTCCGGTGCACCGGTAACAGGTACGGATTTGCGCGCCACAGCGGCTTTAGTTGTTGCTGGACTGGCTGCCCACGGCGAAACCCACGTCTATGGCTTGCAGCACTTAGATCGGGGCTACTGGCAAATCGAAGCCAAATTGCGGGGTTTGGGCGCACAGCTAGAGCGCTATGTTCCCAGTACAGTTCCTTCTCCAGTTTTGTAG